From one Plantibacter flavus genomic stretch:
- a CDS encoding LacI family DNA-binding transcriptional regulator, producing MATTLHDVAKLAGVSAKTVSNVVNDYPHIKQATKERVLAAIAELGYRPNLSARGLRSGRSGVISLIIPDLRNSYFAELADAVMHAADQLGLSVLIELSGGDRAREAELLRGARLRAVDGVLYSALHLGDEDLAVVEEVTIPMVLLGERMFNAPNDHVTMRNTEGARAATEHLIGLGRTRIVAFGAHRADIVGSASLRLAGYRAALEAAGMVFDPALVREVPVWGRFDGALAMREMLDEGVAFDGIVAFNDALALGAMRVLSERGVAMPDEVAVIGFDDIDEGRYSLPSLSTIAPGREQIARTAVSLLVERIAGGVDDVPPRRVYADFELVRRESTTPSSVRAESPSPNVS from the coding sequence ATGGCGACCACCCTGCACGACGTGGCGAAGCTCGCCGGGGTGTCCGCCAAGACCGTCTCGAACGTCGTCAACGACTACCCCCACATCAAGCAGGCGACGAAGGAGCGGGTGCTCGCCGCGATCGCCGAACTCGGCTACCGGCCCAACCTCTCCGCACGCGGGCTCCGCTCCGGTCGTTCCGGCGTCATCAGCCTGATCATCCCCGACCTCCGGAACTCCTACTTCGCCGAACTCGCCGACGCCGTCATGCACGCCGCCGACCAGCTCGGGCTGTCGGTGCTGATCGAGCTGAGCGGCGGCGACCGGGCACGCGAGGCCGAGCTCCTGCGCGGTGCGCGACTCCGTGCGGTCGACGGTGTCCTCTACAGCGCGCTCCACCTCGGCGACGAGGATCTCGCCGTCGTGGAGGAGGTCACCATCCCGATGGTGCTCCTCGGTGAGCGCATGTTCAACGCGCCGAACGACCACGTGACGATGCGCAACACCGAGGGAGCGCGTGCCGCGACGGAGCATCTGATCGGGCTCGGTCGGACACGGATCGTCGCGTTCGGAGCGCACCGCGCCGACATCGTCGGTTCGGCCAGTCTGCGTCTCGCCGGGTATCGAGCGGCGCTGGAGGCCGCCGGCATGGTGTTCGATCCGGCGCTCGTCCGGGAGGTCCCGGTCTGGGGTCGCTTCGACGGAGCGCTCGCGATGCGCGAGATGCTCGACGAGGGTGTCGCGTTCGACGGCATCGTCGCGTTCAACGACGCCCTGGCGCTCGGAGCCATGCGCGTCCTGAGCGAACGAGGCGTCGCCATGCCCGACGAGGTCGCGGTCATCGGCTTCGACGACATCGACGAGGGTCGGTACTCCCTGCCGTCGCTGTCGACGATCGCACCTGGGCGGGAGCAGATCGCCCGGACCGCCGTGTCGCTGCTCGTCGAGCGGATCGCCGGGGGTGTCGACGACGTGCCACCCCGTCGGGTCTACGCGGACTTCGAACTGGTACGACGTGAGTCGACCACGCCCTCGTCCGTCAGAGCTGAATCCCCATCTCCGAACGTGTCTTGA
- a CDS encoding LacI family DNA-binding transcriptional regulator produces the protein MSITMHDVAARAGVSIKTVSNVVNDYPHVSDATRSKVERAIAELGYRPNLSARSLRSGRSGVISLIIPDLRNAYFAELADAVMRQARARGLSVLIEQVAGGRDVELEILRGPRMQLVDGILYSPLSLDRDDSALLPEGPMVILGEQLFDGDRDHVTMANVDGARAATEHLLAQGRRRIVALGTDPHDTLGPAALRLQGYREALEAAGIPADPAYVSTVVSWHRSDGANAMREVIAAGLPFDGVVAFNDAMALGAMRVLQDAGLRIPDDVAIIGFDDLDETRYALPTLSTVDIGREEIAERAVELLIERIAAPGQPEAPRAIVSGFRVVPRESTGSVTAHEPGSRAAPSTL, from the coding sequence GTGTCGATCACGATGCACGACGTCGCCGCACGCGCGGGCGTCTCGATCAAGACCGTCTCGAACGTCGTCAACGACTACCCGCACGTGAGCGACGCGACCCGCTCCAAGGTCGAGCGCGCGATCGCCGAGCTCGGCTACCGCCCCAACCTCTCGGCCCGGAGCCTCCGCTCAGGCCGGTCCGGCGTGATCAGCCTCATCATCCCCGACCTCCGCAACGCCTACTTCGCGGAGCTCGCCGACGCGGTCATGCGTCAGGCGCGTGCGCGCGGGCTCTCCGTGCTCATCGAGCAGGTCGCCGGCGGTCGCGACGTCGAGCTCGAGATCCTCCGTGGGCCGCGCATGCAGCTGGTCGACGGCATCCTCTACAGCCCGCTCAGCCTCGACCGCGACGACAGTGCACTCCTCCCGGAGGGCCCCATGGTGATCCTCGGTGAGCAACTGTTCGACGGCGACCGCGACCACGTGACGATGGCCAACGTCGACGGCGCCCGCGCGGCGACCGAACACCTGCTCGCGCAGGGCAGACGCCGCATCGTCGCGCTCGGCACCGACCCGCACGACACCCTCGGGCCGGCCGCCCTCCGTCTCCAGGGGTATCGGGAGGCGCTCGAAGCCGCCGGCATCCCGGCCGATCCCGCCTACGTCAGCACCGTCGTCAGCTGGCACCGCAGCGACGGGGCGAACGCGATGCGCGAGGTCATCGCCGCGGGCCTGCCGTTCGACGGCGTGGTCGCCTTCAACGATGCGATGGCCCTCGGTGCCATGCGCGTCCTCCAGGACGCCGGTCTCCGCATCCCCGACGACGTCGCGATCATCGGCTTCGACGACCTGGACGAGACGCGCTACGCCCTCCCGACCCTGTCCACCGTCGACATCGGCCGCGAGGAGATCGCCGAGCGCGCCGTCGAGCTCCTCATCGAGCGGATCGCCGCGCCCGGGCAGCCGGAGGCACCGCGTGCGATCGTCAGTGGCTTCCGCGTCGTCCCGAGGGAGTCCACCGGTTCCGTCACCGCTCACGAGCCCGGATCCAGGGCCGCTCCTTCAACGTTGTAG
- a CDS encoding phosphatase PAP2 family protein — translation MTAPDDHDDPAAAPAPEVHEAVSPALDESGSLAMDPDPASIRPDPKLAAKVSRRWPLISGAIAVVLVLLLGVLLFQRGPNAPFGFDEEWMQEVLEERSPWLVQAALVMNWLGGGVVAIFVVPLLGIAVLLLVRRPWAALYFALVSALSAGAVQIIKNIVGRSRPEDILVHADFGSFPSGHSANAATIAVAFGIIFPRVWVWLIGVAYTLLMMLSRTYLGAHWVSDTIGGLLLGAGVALIIAVPLLHRMSTEPKKRVPLTDG, via the coding sequence ATGACGGCACCCGACGACCACGACGACCCAGCAGCTGCACCGGCTCCCGAGGTGCACGAGGCGGTCTCGCCCGCGCTCGACGAGTCGGGTTCGCTCGCGATGGATCCGGACCCGGCGTCGATCCGGCCCGATCCGAAGCTCGCCGCGAAGGTCTCCCGGCGGTGGCCGTTGATCAGCGGCGCGATCGCCGTGGTCCTCGTCCTCCTGCTCGGCGTGCTGCTCTTCCAGCGCGGTCCGAACGCCCCGTTCGGGTTCGACGAGGAGTGGATGCAGGAGGTCCTCGAGGAGCGTTCACCGTGGCTCGTCCAGGCTGCGCTCGTCATGAACTGGCTCGGCGGCGGGGTCGTCGCGATCTTCGTCGTGCCGCTGCTCGGGATCGCCGTCCTGCTGCTGGTGCGCCGTCCATGGGCCGCCCTGTACTTCGCGCTCGTCTCCGCGCTGAGTGCCGGAGCAGTGCAGATCATCAAGAACATCGTCGGTCGGTCACGGCCCGAGGACATCCTCGTCCACGCCGACTTCGGTTCGTTCCCCTCCGGGCACAGCGCGAACGCGGCGACTATCGCCGTCGCGTTCGGGATCATCTTCCCGCGGGTCTGGGTGTGGTTGATCGGTGTCGCCTACACGCTGCTGATGATGCTGTCGCGGACCTATCTCGGCGCCCACTGGGTGAGCGACACGATCGGCGGGCTGCTGCTCGGTGCCGGTGTCGCGCTCATCATCGCCGTGCCGTTGCTGCACCGGATGTCGACCGAGCCGAAGAAACGGGTCCCGCTCACCGACGGCTGA
- a CDS encoding YchJ family protein has product MTTDARTAALADDARCPCLSGETYGACCGRLHRGESSAATAEALMRSRFSAFAVGDPEYLLRTWHPSTRPASLELDGSLRWYRLDIVATSRGGLLDTEGMVEFVAHHKVPGVRGSAGSQHERSRFSKDTGAWTYVDGVDPSS; this is encoded by the coding sequence GTGACGACCGACGCCCGAACCGCTGCCCTCGCCGACGACGCACGGTGCCCCTGCCTGTCCGGTGAGACGTACGGCGCTTGCTGCGGGCGCCTGCACCGAGGCGAGTCGTCGGCGGCGACCGCGGAGGCGCTCATGCGGTCGCGGTTCTCGGCCTTCGCGGTCGGCGACCCGGAGTACCTGTTGCGCACGTGGCATCCGTCGACCAGGCCGGCATCGCTCGAGTTGGACGGCTCGCTCCGCTGGTACCGGCTCGACATCGTCGCGACCTCCCGCGGTGGGCTGCTCGACACCGAGGGGATGGTCGAGTTCGTCGCGCACCACAAGGTTCCCGGCGTGCGGGGCTCCGCGGGGAGCCAGCACGAACGGAGTCGGTTCTCGAAGGACACCGGCGCGTGGACCTACGTCGACGGCGTGGACCCCTCCTCCTGA
- a CDS encoding multidrug effflux MFS transporter, with the protein MHTAGITVVHPGDSLSGRQRLVYILVLGALTALGPFTIDLYLPAFPILEQDLDVPVSLIQLTLTGTTIGFAVGQLFMGPWSDKVGRRLPLILATSIHIAASVGAAFAPDIGWLMVFRVLQGAGAAAGGVVAMAMVRDLFGGKPLVRMLSRLALVNGLAPIAAPVIGSQLLLVLDWRGLFVFLAAYGLFVVIAVSLWIVETLPPARRRDAGHSTVRDRYRSVFSDRVFVGVALIGGMSFSGLFAYLSSSSFLFQEVYDFDAQEYGLLFAVNSLGIVAGVQISSRLMRWYGPQWILACTTIVQLISAVTIVALTMADVGLFGVLVPLFFFILSCGFGFPAVQVLALANHGHEAGTAASLLGALNFGLAGLISPIVGVLGIGTAIPMGAVMAATSVVSVCALWFIVQPKKVPALAG; encoded by the coding sequence GTGCACACCGCAGGAATCACCGTCGTCCACCCCGGGGACTCGCTCTCGGGCAGGCAGCGCCTCGTCTACATCCTCGTGCTCGGCGCGCTCACCGCGCTCGGGCCGTTCACCATCGACCTCTATCTGCCGGCGTTCCCGATCCTCGAGCAGGACCTCGACGTCCCGGTCAGCCTCATCCAGCTCACCCTCACCGGGACCACGATCGGCTTCGCGGTGGGCCAGCTCTTCATGGGGCCCTGGAGCGACAAGGTCGGCAGGCGTCTCCCGCTCATCCTCGCGACGAGCATCCACATCGCGGCCTCGGTCGGCGCCGCGTTCGCGCCCGACATCGGATGGCTCATGGTGTTCCGCGTGCTGCAGGGCGCCGGTGCGGCGGCCGGTGGTGTGGTCGCGATGGCGATGGTCCGCGACCTCTTCGGCGGGAAGCCGCTCGTGCGGATGCTGTCGCGACTCGCACTCGTGAACGGGCTCGCGCCGATCGCCGCCCCCGTGATCGGGTCGCAGCTCCTCCTCGTCCTCGACTGGCGCGGACTCTTCGTGTTCCTGGCCGCCTACGGACTGTTCGTCGTCATCGCGGTGTCGCTCTGGATCGTCGAGACCCTGCCTCCGGCGCGGCGTCGCGACGCCGGACACAGCACCGTCCGCGACCGCTACCGCTCGGTGTTCAGCGACCGCGTGTTCGTCGGTGTCGCCCTCATCGGCGGCATGAGCTTCTCGGGCCTGTTCGCCTACCTCTCGAGCTCGTCGTTCCTCTTCCAGGAGGTCTACGACTTCGACGCGCAGGAGTACGGTCTCCTATTCGCGGTGAACTCGCTCGGCATCGTCGCCGGGGTGCAGATCTCGTCGCGCCTCATGCGCTGGTACGGGCCGCAGTGGATCCTCGCGTGCACGACCATCGTGCAGCTCATCTCGGCGGTCACGATCGTCGCGCTGACGATGGCGGACGTCGGGCTGTTCGGTGTGCTGGTGCCGCTGTTCTTCTTCATCCTGTCGTGCGGCTTCGGCTTCCCGGCGGTGCAGGTGCTCGCACTCGCGAACCACGGGCACGAGGCCGGGACGGCGGCGTCGCTCCTCGGGGCGCTCAACTTCGGTCTCGCGGGGCTCATCTCCCCGATCGTCGGTGTGCTCGGGATCGGTACCGCGATCCCCATGGGTGCCGTGATGGCCGCGACCTCGGTCGTGTCGGTGTGTGCGCTCTGGTTCATCGTGCAGCCGAAGAAGGTCCCGGCCCTCGCCGGCTGA